The Bacteroidota bacterium genomic interval ATGGCTCAAAATCCGGATAGGCCTGCGGCCAGAAACCGCACAGCCCTACCTGGATGAGCTAAAAGCCTACTGCACCAGCAGCTATGAGTTTGAAACCCGCATAAATGCCCTGGATGCCCTGCGGCAACTAAACCAGCTGCCCGATGACGTGATCCCCCTCCTCTACCAGGCATGCCTGCACTGGAACGCCCGCCTGGCAGGCGCGGCAGGGGCCGTGCTCAAGCATTTTTATGCGCAGGCCGACACGGCAGCCCAGCTGCAGGCCTATGAATCTGGCCAAAACTGGACCCCTGAGCAGGATGCCATGCTAAAGCCCCACAGGCCCGAAGGGCAGGCGGAGAAAAAATAGGCTGGGCCCATGCGTAGTTGAAGTTGAGGGAGGGTTGCGTAACTTTGTGGACACTGTGCCTGCCCAGGGGCACAGGCTCGTGCGTATGACCTACGGCCTGGATTTTTACCTGATTTTTCTGACGGGCCTCGTCACCATGATGAACCCACTCAGCGTGGTGCCGGTGTTTCTGGGGCTTACGCATGACCGGGATGAAAAGGAGAAGCGGCGGATCCTGTGGCGGGTAGCCAATTATGGGTTTTTCATGCTGGTGGTTGTGCTGCTGGCGGGTAGCTATATCCTCAACTTTTTTGGCATCACCATACCCGCCCTGCGCATTGGCGGCAGTATCCTGATTATGAACAGCGGATACAACATGCTGCAAAATCGCGGCAACGTAAGCAAGAAAACGCTGGAACAGGACAATGAACGAGACGACATCTCCTTTGCGCCACTCACCATGCCCCTTACCGTAGGGCCGGGCACCATTGCGCTTACCCTTAGCTACGCCGAGCGGGTACCGGCCCTGTGGAACCTGAATGGGGTGATGGTGCACGTATTCCTGCTGGCAGCCATACTGGTGGCCATGGCCCTGGTGTACCTGGTGCTACGCAGCAGCGAGTACCTGCAGCGGGTGCTGGGGCACACCGGCATAGCTGCGATGACCCGAATTATGGGGTTCATTGTACTCTGTATCGGCATACAGATTTTGCTTTCCACCACAGGCGAGCTACTCCGAGAGAATGGCCTGATCTCCCGCTAGGCGAGACCACTGTAGCGCCACGGCAGAGGGCTGCACACCCGAGAGGAAGAGTGCCTCGTGCGGGGCCTGGTAGTCTGCTTCGCGCAGGCTGGCAAACACAAGGCCGTTCATCAGCTTGGGGAAGAAAAAGGTGCTTTTGGCCGGCATCAGCCACTCATCATTGCACACGGCCAGCAGGCTACGCATGGGCACCCCGTTCAGGATGAAAGCAGCGTGGGTATCGCTCGCCTGCCGGATTGCCTCCTGGGCCTGGGGTACATACCGGATATCGAGCTGGGTGGCCTGCTCTTCATAGGGCATGCCCAGTATTTTATCCAGCACCAGGTAGTGCAGCAGGGTATAGTCCAGGTCCTTCACGCTGCTGGGCATACGCGGCTCTATCAGCTCCAGCGGGTCCAGCTCTGGCCGCAGGGAGAGGATGAGCTGCCTGCCCTGCCACACCAGGCCAAGTGTATGCGCCCGATCGCGTATGGCTTCATACAGGCTCTGTCGGCTGCGGTGCTCTGTCAGTTCGAAAAACAACTGCAGGTCTGTTGCCAGCTGGGCATGGGTGTGCCCGGCTGGCATGCGCAGCACGCGGTGTATGGGCAGTATCTGCAGGTCGTGCCCCCGCATGTTGCTCAGGTACATCAGGTGGTAGCGGTAGGGGTGGTGCGCTGGCAGGTTTGGGTTCTGCTCCAGTGCCCTGCGCAGCAGGCGCCTGCTGGCCGCCACCCGGTGGTGCCCGTCTGCAATATAGATCTTCTTGGGGGCCAGCACCTCGCGCATGCGGTCCAGGTCCTTGCGGTGCACCGCCATACTCAGCTGGCTACGCACACCCTGAAAGTCTGTAGCATCCATCAGGGGAGCCTCCATGTAGGCCGCTAGCAGGGGCTCCAGCCGAAAGTAGGGGTCACTATACAGGCCATGGGTAGGGGTCAGCTGCATCTGCATCTGCTGCAGCAGCTCGGCCCGCTGGGCCACCCGTGCCGGTAGCACCCCCTCGTGGGGTACAAGGGTGTCGGGCTCGCCCTCGGGCGAGATCCTGACCAGGGCCAGAAACCCCCTGCGCACCTGCTGGGTGCTGTGGCCGAATAGCGAAAAGGTCTGAAAGAATGGGTAAAAACTCGGCAGCGGATCTTGGCGAAGCACACCCGTGGCACGCCACTGCAGGCCGGCAGCCTGTGCGGCCCCCAGGTCTCTGGGCATGGCCAGGTGCAGGCTGCTGTGGGGCTGCTGATACAGCTGCTGGAAAAAGGCATCGTCAAAGCCATCGTACATAGGGCTGAGCACGTCCATGGGCTGCCGAAAAAACTCGGGAGCATAGCGCCATGCACGAAAAGGACGAATCTCTGCCATGATGGGGGTTCAGCTGTTGAACATACTAATGTGGCGGCAAAAGTAGCAAAGCCTGCGTAGTTTTGGGTGCAAATGCCTGCTTTTTTGCACAACATCCTTTCACCCCGTACGCACATTGACCATATATCATTTGGCGAAGAATGCTTCTACGCCAAACGAGAAGACCAGATACTGGATGGGCTGGGCGCAAATAAACTGCGCAAGGCCAGCAGCCTGTTTCCCAGCCTGCTGGCAGGCAGGGCGGGTGTGGTGCTGGTGGGGGGTGCGTATAGCAATCAGCTGCTGGCGTATACCCGTCTGCTTCGGCAGCATGCCCCCCGGATAGACATCCGGCTGGTGGTGCGGGGCGAACCTGAGCTGAGGCCCGTGGGCAACCTGGCCCAGCTGCGGGCACTGCTACCCCCGCAGGCATTCCACTGGCAGGCACGCAGCAGCTGGAACCAGGCACCGCATGCGGCCCGGCAGCTAGCTGAGCAGCTGGGGAGCTATGCCGTTATCCCCGAAGGCAGCTTCATGCCCCAGGCCGTGGCCGGAGCTGCCACCCTGGCACAGGATATACAGCGCAATGAGGCGGAAAGTGGCCTGCACTTTGGCCATATATGGCTGGACGCAGGTACGGGCCTAACGGCCATGGCTACCCTGCTGGCACTGCCCGACAGGCACTACCACATCATAGAGCTGGCTGCGGACCCCCTACCCTTTGCCCAGCGGCTGGCACAGGTGGCCCACTGGATGGGGCAAGACGTACCGGCCCTGCACTACAGCCTGTACCGCCCTGGCCTGGCCCCACGCTTCGGCCAGGTAACGCAGGCCGTAAGAGACTATGCCGCCCGCTTCCGGGCCGAAACCGGCATACAGCCCGACTGGGTATACACCACCAAGCTGCTGGCCACAGCCCTACCCCTGCTGAACACCCAGGCAGGCACACAGCTACTGGTGCTGAGCGGCGGCGGCGCTTAGGCCAGTTCCAGCTCGGCCAGGCAGCTGGTTCAGCCAACAATAAAACGTACTAGTACACTAGTGCAAATCCGGAATTTTTCTACCTTTGCAGCTATCATGAAACTAGAAGAACTCATCCACCATAGCCAAGCCGATGAACTATCGGCCGTTTTAAAGGCTACTTTTACCGAAAAAGAGCTGCAAATGGTAAGCGAACGCTGGGCTATCTTTCGGGGCTTCTACGAGGGCCGCAGTCAGCGAGACATTGCCCAGACCCTGGGCTGCGGTATCGCCACCGTTACCCGGGGGGCAAAGGCCTACCGCGAGTACAAGCAGCTGATCGATAACATTCTGCAAAAATGCACACCCACCGCCTAGCCATAGACCCCATACCCGCCGAAAGCCTGTATCATCGGCTGGGGCAGCCCAGCCCCTTCTTCCTGCTGGAATCACTGAGCGTGAGCGAACGATTCGGGCGGCTAAGCCTGGCAGGCTACGACCCCTGCCTGGAGCTGAAGGCGGACGACACGCACTGCACCCTAAGGCTGCTAAATGCGCGGGGTGGACAGTATCTGGCGTTTGCTCGGACATATTTTGCCCCATACATTGTCGAATCCGATGCAGAGCAGCTCGTGCTGGGCATGGCCAGGCAGCCCTATGTGGGCGAGGAGGATGGGCGCCTGCAGCAGCTAAACACGGCCCAGGTAATCCGGCAGCTGCTACAGCAGTTCCATACCGAAGAAAAAAGCTTCGCAGGACTGTATGGCGCACTGGCCTATCGTTTCGTCTACTTGTTCGAAGACATCCCCTGGCAGCACAAAACAGCAGTGCCCCACTTCCATCTGTTTCTGTACGACAGTTTTGTTTTTTTCGATCACCTGAGCCACACCTGCCAGATACAGTGCACCCGGGCCACTGCAGCCGAGGCCGAGGCGGCATGCGGCGAACTGGCAGCGCAGGTGGCCAGGCATGTGCCCCACAGCCCACGCCCGTGCCAGCTGCAAGACCCCCAGTTTACACCCTCCGAGGCCGACTTTATCCAGCAGGTAGAGGACGCAAAAGAGTTGTTCCGAAGCGGAGAGCTGATGGAGATTGTGCTCTGCCGGCGGCTGCAAGCCCGGCTGATAGGCCAACCCTACGATCTGTACCTGGCCTACCGCACCCACAACCCCAGCCCCTACCTGTTTTATTTCGATATGGGTGGAGCGGAACAGCTAATAGGGGCCAGCCCCGAGATGATGCTGCGCCATGAAAACGGCAAAGTGGTGCTGAGGCCCATAAGCGGCACCGCCCCACGAGGCAAAACGCCCATGGAAGACCACGACAACATGATGCGCCTGCTGAACAGCAGCAAGGAAAAGGCCGAGCTTGACATGCTGATAGACCTGGGCCGGAATGACCTGGCGCGTATATGCGAGCCTGGCGTGGCCATAGAGGACTACCGCTATGTAGAAAAGTACAAACGGGTGATGCACACCGTAGCCCAGGTAAGTGGCACCCTGCAAGCCGGAAAGACCGGGCTGGATGCCCTCATTGCCAGCCTGAATGCCGGCACGCTGACAGGCGCACCCAAGCTGGCAGCCATGAAGTATATTGAGCAAATGGAGCCCTTTGCGCGCGGCTACTATGGTGGTGTGGCAGGCTACCTGGCCCTGAGCGGGGAGGTGGATACCGGCATCATTATCCGCTCGGCCCACATCCGCCAGGGGATGCTGGAATACCACAGTGGGGCTACCCTGCTGATAGACTGTGAACCTGCCTACGAGCTGAACGAAACCCGCATAAAGGCCCAGGCCTTTATGGACCTGTTTGAACCCACAGAGACCCCTGCAACTACCTAGCCATGTACCGGAAAATATTGATGCTCGATAACTTCGACTCCTTTACCTACAACCTGGTAGATTATTTCCGTAGGCTGGACTGCGAGGTGCTGATCTACCGAAACGATGTGCCGGTGGCCGAGCTGGAAAAGGTGGACTTCGACCTGCTGGTGCTAAGCCCCGGCCCCAGTGTACCCAGGAATGCGGGCAACATGATGCAGGTAATCGATACTTTCTATCAGCGCAAGCCCATCTTTGGCGTATGCCTGGGCCTGCAGGCCCTGATAGAGTTTTTTGGCGGTAGCCTGCAGTTTCTGGAGCCGGTGCACGGCAAGGCGGGGCAGATTATACACGATGGGAAAAGCATCTATAGCGGCCTACCCGCCGAGGTGCGAATGGGCCGCTACCACAGCCTGGCAGCCGATGTGGTGCCCCAGGTATTTGAAGTATCGGCCCGCAACCCCCAGGGCGTGGTAATGAGCATCCGGCACAAGCAACTGCCCATAGAGGCCGTGCAGTACCACCCGGAGAGTGTGCTAAGCATGGGCGACGAGGTAGGCTTCCGGCTGATCCGCAATGTGGTGCAGGGCCGGCTGAGCACCGGCAATGTGGGCTACTACAGCCTGATGCACAAGGTGATGGACGAGGAAAGCCTACAGGCCGAAGACTTCGATCAGTTTGTAGAGCAGATCAAGGAAAACCAGCTGACCGAAGACCAGAAGCTCATCCTGCTGGTAAGCATGAGTGGCCGGCTGAAGAATCCGGTATCCCTCAGCCGCTTTGTGCAGGCCCTGCTGAAGCATAGCACCTGGGAGGCCCCCCTGGGGCCCGATGCCATCGACATCTGTGGAACGGGGGGCAGCGGGCTGCCCAGGCTAAACACCAGTACCCTGGTGGCCATGGCACTGGCTGCCAATGGCGTACCCATTGCCAAACACGGTAACCGGGCCGCCAGCGGTCGCTTTGGCAGTTTCGACCTGCTGAACGACCTGGGCCTGGAGCTGGACGCAGAGCCGAAAGCTGTACAGCGGGCCTATGGGGCTACTGGCTTGGCTTTTATTTTCGCCCCCAAGGCACACCCCGTGGTGGGGGCCTTTGGCGCCAGCCGCGCACGCATTGGCATCCCCACCCTCTTCAACCTACTAGGCCCGCTGCTCAATCCACTACAGCCCAAGCGCCAATTCATCGGCACTGCCTTTGCCCAGTATATGGACCTGATGGCAGAAACCGCCAGCCTGCTGGGAAAGGAAAAAGTAGTGATTGCCCGGGGGGAAGATGGCCTGGACGAAATAACCCTGACTGGTACCACCCGCCTCATCACCATTGAGCAGGGGCACAAAAGCACAGGCGTGGTGCACCCGGCAGACTTCGGCCTACAGGTGCTGCCCTTTGAGGCTATTAAAAGCGAAACACCCCGGCAGAGCCTGCAGCTGGCACAGGAGATAATTGCCGGAAAGCCCAGCACGCAGCACTACCAGCTGGTAGCCGCCAATGCCGCCTGGATATACAGCCATTTTTATAAAAGCATCCCGCTGAAGGAATCGTATCAGAAAATGGAAGAAACCATCCGATCCGGAAAACTGCAGCTGCTACTAAACGCCTACAATAGGCACCTACAGGCACCTACACCAAAATCATAAAGCATCGGCACCTACCACACATGGCACCAGCCCCCACTATTTTACAAGAGATTGCCCGGCACAAACAGCAGGAAATAACGGCCTACTACCAGCAGCATAGCCTGGAAAGCCTACGCCAGCAGGTAGTGCCCGGCACACGGAAGTTTCATAACCTGACAACCCGAAACAGACAACTGGGGCGCAAGTTTTTCATCGCCGAATTCAAACGGCGTAGCCCGAGCAACCCCGGCATTGCCCCCACTGCAGACCCCCTGATCCAGGTAGCTAGCTACCTGGATCAAGGCGCGGATGCCATCTCGGTACTTACGGATAACC includes:
- a CDS encoding MarC family NAAT transporter, with translation MTYGLDFYLIFLTGLVTMMNPLSVVPVFLGLTHDRDEKEKRRILWRVANYGFFMLVVVLLAGSYILNFFGITIPALRIGGSILIMNSGYNMLQNRGNVSKKTLEQDNERDDISFAPLTMPLTVGPGTIALTLSYAERVPALWNLNGVMVHVFLLAAILVAMALVYLVLRSSEYLQRVLGHTGIAAMTRIMGFIVLCIGIQILLSTTGELLRENGLISR
- a CDS encoding DUF1015 domain-containing protein produces the protein MAEIRPFRAWRYAPEFFRQPMDVLSPMYDGFDDAFFQQLYQQPHSSLHLAMPRDLGAAQAAGLQWRATGVLRQDPLPSFYPFFQTFSLFGHSTQQVRRGFLALVRISPEGEPDTLVPHEGVLPARVAQRAELLQQMQMQLTPTHGLYSDPYFRLEPLLAAYMEAPLMDATDFQGVRSQLSMAVHRKDLDRMREVLAPKKIYIADGHHRVAASRRLLRRALEQNPNLPAHHPYRYHLMYLSNMRGHDLQILPIHRVLRMPAGHTHAQLATDLQLFFELTEHRSRQSLYEAIRDRAHTLGLVWQGRQLILSLRPELDPLELIEPRMPSSVKDLDYTLLHYLVLDKILGMPYEEQATQLDIRYVPQAQEAIRQASDTHAAFILNGVPMRSLLAVCNDEWLMPAKSTFFFPKLMNGLVFASLREADYQAPHEALFLSGVQPSAVALQWSRLAGDQAILSE
- a CDS encoding trp operon repressor, which translates into the protein MKLEELIHHSQADELSAVLKATFTEKELQMVSERWAIFRGFYEGRSQRDIAQTLGCGIATVTRGAKAYREYKQLIDNILQKCTPTA
- a CDS encoding anthranilate synthase component I family protein; amino-acid sequence: MHTHRLAIDPIPAESLYHRLGQPSPFFLLESLSVSERFGRLSLAGYDPCLELKADDTHCTLRLLNARGGQYLAFARTYFAPYIVESDAEQLVLGMARQPYVGEEDGRLQQLNTAQVIRQLLQQFHTEEKSFAGLYGALAYRFVYLFEDIPWQHKTAVPHFHLFLYDSFVFFDHLSHTCQIQCTRATAAEAEAACGELAAQVARHVPHSPRPCQLQDPQFTPSEADFIQQVEDAKELFRSGELMEIVLCRRLQARLIGQPYDLYLAYRTHNPSPYLFYFDMGGAEQLIGASPEMMLRHENGKVVLRPISGTAPRGKTPMEDHDNMMRLLNSSKEKAELDMLIDLGRNDLARICEPGVAIEDYRYVEKYKRVMHTVAQVSGTLQAGKTGLDALIASLNAGTLTGAPKLAAMKYIEQMEPFARGYYGGVAGYLALSGEVDTGIIIRSAHIRQGMLEYHSGATLLIDCEPAYELNETRIKAQAFMDLFEPTETPATT
- the trpD gene encoding anthranilate phosphoribosyltransferase gives rise to the protein MYRKILMLDNFDSFTYNLVDYFRRLDCEVLIYRNDVPVAELEKVDFDLLVLSPGPSVPRNAGNMMQVIDTFYQRKPIFGVCLGLQALIEFFGGSLQFLEPVHGKAGQIIHDGKSIYSGLPAEVRMGRYHSLAADVVPQVFEVSARNPQGVVMSIRHKQLPIEAVQYHPESVLSMGDEVGFRLIRNVVQGRLSTGNVGYYSLMHKVMDEESLQAEDFDQFVEQIKENQLTEDQKLILLVSMSGRLKNPVSLSRFVQALLKHSTWEAPLGPDAIDICGTGGSGLPRLNTSTLVAMALAANGVPIAKHGNRAASGRFGSFDLLNDLGLELDAEPKAVQRAYGATGLAFIFAPKAHPVVGAFGASRARIGIPTLFNLLGPLLNPLQPKRQFIGTAFAQYMDLMAETASLLGKEKVVIARGEDGLDEITLTGTTRLITIEQGHKSTGVVHPADFGLQVLPFEAIKSETPRQSLQLAQEIIAGKPSTQHYQLVAANAAWIYSHFYKSIPLKESYQKMEETIRSGKLQLLLNAYNRHLQAPTPKS